A region of Methanocorpusculum labreanum Z DNA encodes the following proteins:
- the priL gene encoding DNA primase regulatory subunit PriL gives MRTSVEKRDLAHYPFLPEAQGLLASRGIKVAGLSGSKIGCSYLDRAAERVITALDGKTVYPESEDDVVSDIITYVLARVLASASKDKRTMDRLCRMEASRVYAYFHAEENELLKKRVCEELGLELGDGALPVIRYVELASRVRDAKWRLINRDVENGFVSVSSDEMDVLIAERIRAILSSGLPLDIPESIAKEYLPWSDKILSAVQERTLVEFGAIDESAYPPCIQALISAAAAGVNLTHSGRFSMTAFLHNVGMNAEQVAGIFARSPDYNPDMTNYQVDHILTNEYTTPSCATMLTHGVCVNKDRLCESVSHPLNYYRSKKKMLEKMRIKDEALAKKAETSAEENPDAGSPGP, from the coding sequence ATGCGCACGTCCGTTGAAAAGCGCGACCTGGCTCATTATCCTTTTTTACCTGAAGCACAGGGGCTGCTTGCATCCCGCGGAATCAAAGTTGCCGGGCTTTCCGGCTCGAAGATCGGCTGTTCCTATCTCGACCGGGCTGCCGAACGGGTGATTACGGCACTGGATGGAAAAACCGTTTACCCCGAGTCGGAAGACGATGTTGTCTCCGACATCATAACCTATGTTCTTGCCAGAGTGCTTGCCTCCGCCTCGAAAGACAAGCGGACAATGGACCGGCTCTGCAGGATGGAGGCATCCCGCGTCTATGCGTATTTCCATGCCGAAGAGAACGAGCTTTTGAAAAAGCGGGTCTGCGAGGAACTGGGTCTTGAACTGGGCGACGGTGCTCTTCCGGTGATCCGGTATGTAGAGCTTGCCTCCCGCGTGCGTGATGCGAAGTGGCGGCTGATCAACCGGGACGTGGAAAACGGGTTTGTCTCCGTCTCTTCCGACGAGATGGATGTTTTGATCGCTGAACGAATACGGGCGATCCTTTCCTCCGGTCTGCCGCTCGACATCCCGGAATCGATCGCAAAGGAGTATCTTCCCTGGAGCGACAAGATCCTTTCTGCCGTGCAGGAGAGAACGCTTGTTGAGTTCGGGGCGATCGACGAATCGGCGTATCCTCCCTGTATTCAGGCTTTGATCTCCGCGGCGGCGGCAGGCGTGAATCTCACGCATTCGGGCCGTTTTTCCATGACGGCATTTCTGCACAATGTCGGGATGAACGCCGAGCAGGTTGCGGGAATTTTTGCACGAAGCCCGGATTACAATCCCGATATGACGAACTATCAGGTCGATCATATCCTGACGAACGAGTACACGACCCCTTCCTGCGCCACCATGCTGACCCACGGGGTCTGCGTAAATAAGGACCGGCTCTGCGAGTCGGTTTCGCATCCGCTGAATTACTACCGTTCCAAAAAGAAGATGCTGGAAAAAATGCGGATCAAAGACGAAGCTCTGGCAAAGAAAGCGGAGACGTCAGCTGAAGAAAATCCCGATGCCGGGTCTCCCGGGCCGTGA
- a CDS encoding AMP-binding protein: MTEATGNIGDYEETYKTFAIDVPKHYNFAFDVIDAWAKRDRNHLAMIWTNQDGEEKKFTFWDMMVHSNEAANILMKFGIQKGDRVLLMLPRVPEWWILVLGIMKLGAVYSPSPHMLTVKDIAYRIKVGGFKMVITDSENMAKVDEVATQCPHLQLRMIVDDKPGEKVPIPWIGYQNELKYPAPVSTKLVSSSGRKVLATDPMLIYFTSGTTKDPKMVLHDYAHPLGQTVTAKFWHDLTEHDVHFTVSDTGWAKCGWGKIYGQWICGACIFVYDYRTKFHATELLPLIERYGITSFCAPPTIYRMLIIADLKKFSFSELRTCTSAGEPLNPEVIRIWREGTGLTIREGYGQTETCCCIATLPGMEVKQGSMGKPVPGWHIQLHDDDGKEVEKGDIGKIAVSLNPRPVGLVREYLNNPEENAAMFVNGWYYTGDKARIDDDGYYWFVGRNDDVIKSSGYRISPFEVESTLLEHPAVKESAVVGSPDEIRGMVIKAFIVLHEGYAPTEKLAKEIQEYVKRTTAPYKYPRLIEFLPELPKSFSGKIRRGELRDREMKRFETEGNGDQ, from the coding sequence ATGACAGAAGCTACCGGCAACATCGGAGACTACGAGGAGACCTACAAGACCTTCGCAATCGATGTCCCGAAACATTACAATTTTGCGTTCGACGTCATTGACGCCTGGGCAAAACGCGATCGCAACCACCTTGCGATGATATGGACGAACCAGGACGGTGAGGAAAAAAAGTTCACCTTCTGGGACATGATGGTCCACTCAAACGAGGCGGCAAATATCCTGATGAAGTTCGGCATCCAGAAAGGTGACCGTGTTCTTCTGATGCTCCCGCGGGTCCCCGAGTGGTGGATCCTGGTTCTCGGTATCATGAAGCTCGGTGCCGTCTACAGTCCGTCCCCCCACATGCTCACCGTCAAGGATATCGCCTACCGGATCAAGGTCGGCGGCTTTAAGATGGTCATCACCGACAGCGAAAATATGGCAAAGGTGGATGAGGTAGCGACCCAGTGCCCCCACCTTCAGCTCCGCATGATTGTTGACGACAAGCCGGGAGAAAAGGTCCCGATTCCCTGGATCGGCTACCAAAACGAACTCAAATATCCGGCACCCGTCTCAACCAAACTGGTAAGCTCATCCGGGCGCAAAGTTCTTGCGACCGACCCGATGCTGATCTACTTCACGTCAGGTACCACGAAAGACCCAAAAATGGTTCTGCATGATTATGCCCACCCGCTTGGTCAGACCGTAACGGCGAAGTTCTGGCATGACCTCACGGAACATGATGTCCACTTCACGGTCTCGGACACCGGCTGGGCAAAATGCGGCTGGGGTAAGATCTACGGTCAGTGGATCTGCGGAGCCTGTATTTTCGTGTACGACTACCGCACAAAATTCCACGCGACCGAGCTTCTCCCGCTCATCGAGCGCTACGGCATCACGTCGTTTTGTGCGCCGCCGACGATCTACCGTATGCTGATCATCGCGGATCTGAAAAAGTTCTCCTTCTCAGAACTGAGAACCTGCACGAGTGCAGGCGAGCCGCTGAACCCGGAGGTCATCCGGATCTGGCGCGAAGGAACCGGCCTTACGATCCGTGAAGGTTACGGACAGACCGAGACCTGCTGCTGTATTGCAACGCTGCCCGGCATGGAAGTCAAGCAGGGTTCGATGGGTAAACCGGTCCCAGGCTGGCATATCCAGCTCCATGACGACGACGGAAAAGAAGTGGAGAAAGGAGACATCGGCAAGATCGCGGTATCGCTGAATCCAAGACCCGTCGGGCTTGTCAGGGAGTATCTGAATAATCCGGAAGAAAATGCCGCGATGTTTGTAAACGGCTGGTATTACACCGGAGACAAAGCACGTATCGATGACGACGGATACTACTGGTTCGTCGGCAGAAACGATGATGTGATCAAGAGTTCGGGATACCGTATCTCCCCGTTCGAGGTGGAGTCAACCCTTCTTGAGCACCCTGCAGTCAAAGAGAGTGCCGTGGTCGGTTCGCCGGATGAGATCCGCGGCATGGTCATCAAAGCATTCATCGTGCTGCACGAAGGCTACGCGCCTACGGAAAAACTCGCAAAAGAGATCCAGGAGTATGTGAAGCGGACGACCGCACCCTACAAATATCCAAGACTTATCGAGTTCCTGCCGGAGCTTCCAAAGTCGTTCTCCGGAAAGATCAGACGCGGAGAACTGCGTGACCGCGAGATGAAGCGTTTCGAGACCGAAGGAAACGGCGACCAGTAA
- the moaA gene encoding GTP 3',8-cyclase MoaA: MTTEKNASDILTDTYNRKISNIRIAVTSACDLRCIYCHREGEGDNGCTRDDHASQMTKEEISELIGVFAELGVKTIKLTGGEPLLRPDLLDIIRSIPPHIESSLTTNGTHLAKLAKELKDAGLSRVNVSLDTMNRDTYIKITGKDRLKDVLDGIDAALAAGLTPVKLNMVVLKGMNDNEIDDFLAFVRARGENLILQIIELMDINGWTDDMDPAVHGNAQLVADLEKEFAKHSSRVTTRHMHHRRKYLVDGALVEVVRPMHNPEFCANCNRLRVTSDGLLKPCLLKTGNEVSVKGLHGDELKSAIAAAVKNRSPYFFAE, encoded by the coding sequence ATGACGACAGAAAAAAACGCGAGTGATATTCTCACCGACACCTACAACAGAAAAATATCGAATATCAGAATAGCCGTGACCAGTGCCTGCGACCTTCGCTGCATTTACTGCCACCGGGAAGGAGAAGGAGACAACGGCTGCACGAGGGATGATCATGCATCCCAGATGACCAAAGAGGAGATCTCCGAACTGATCGGGGTTTTTGCGGAACTTGGCGTCAAGACGATCAAGCTTACCGGCGGAGAACCCCTTCTCCGGCCCGATCTTTTAGACATCATCCGATCCATTCCCCCCCACATCGAGTCGTCTCTCACGACAAACGGCACGCATCTGGCAAAACTCGCCAAAGAACTCAAAGATGCGGGTCTTTCACGGGTGAATGTGAGTCTGGATACGATGAACCGGGACACCTACATCAAGATCACCGGAAAGGACAGACTCAAAGATGTTCTTGACGGGATCGATGCGGCGCTCGCGGCAGGTCTGACCCCGGTCAAACTCAACATGGTCGTTTTGAAAGGGATGAATGACAATGAGATCGACGATTTTCTTGCCTTTGTGCGGGCACGAGGGGAAAATCTCATTCTGCAGATCATCGAACTGATGGATATCAACGGATGGACGGACGACATGGACCCTGCCGTGCATGGAAATGCCCAACTGGTTGCGGATCTTGAAAAAGAGTTCGCCAAGCACTCATCCCGGGTTACGACGAGACACATGCACCACCGGAGAAAGTATCTGGTCGACGGTGCTTTAGTGGAGGTCGTCCGGCCGATGCACAACCCGGAGTTTTGTGCAAACTGTAACCGGCTTCGTGTAACTTCCGACGGTCTTTTGAAACCCTGTCTTCTCAAAACCGGAAACGAAGTGTCGGTCAAAGGGCTGCACGGAGACGAGCTGAAATCCGCCATCGCGGCCGCAGTTAAGAACCGGAGCCCGTATTTTTTTGCTGAATAA
- a CDS encoding RlmE family RNA methyltransferase has product MGSQWTKDNVYRKAMRDGYRARSAYKLIDINERFNVIRQTDNVVDLGAAPGSWLQVLKTMTEGQLCGVDLNPIIPLENVITITGDFTDPAIQAKIREAMPLVNVVVCDASPHLSGAKAYDQARVMGLNEEALNFASNLLKQGGNLVMKSFQGSDFNELLALVKEKFYSVRVIRSTATRRGSTECYIVAKNFIGDADDDRKKRE; this is encoded by the coding sequence ATGGGATCACAATGGACAAAAGATAATGTATATAGAAAAGCGATGCGGGACGGGTATAGGGCCCGCTCAGCATACAAACTCATCGATATCAATGAACGATTCAATGTAATCAGACAAACGGACAACGTGGTTGATCTCGGGGCGGCCCCCGGAAGCTGGCTTCAGGTCTTAAAAACGATGACCGAAGGTCAGCTCTGCGGGGTTGATCTCAATCCGATCATTCCACTCGAAAACGTCATCACGATCACCGGCGATTTTACCGATCCTGCCATTCAGGCAAAAATCAGGGAGGCCATGCCTCTGGTAAATGTCGTGGTATGTGATGCATCCCCCCACCTTTCCGGAGCGAAAGCCTATGATCAGGCACGGGTCATGGGGCTCAACGAAGAGGCGCTGAACTTTGCAAGCAACCTCTTAAAACAGGGCGGCAATCTGGTCATGAAATCTTTTCAGGGCTCCGACTTCAACGAACTTCTTGCCCTCGTTAAGGAAAAGTTCTACTCGGTCAGGGTGATTCGATCAACAGCTACCCGGAGAGGAAGTACCGAATGCTACATCGTTGCAAAGAATTTCATAGGAGATGCCGATGACGACAGAAAAAAACGCGAGTGA
- a CDS encoding DNA polymerase sliding clamp has product MLKATIEADIFRETIDAVSALVNECRLHVDEKGIRTITVDTSNVAMVSLELSASAFLTFAAEPCEIGLDIEKIRSMMSMIGKTDIVSLELDESGKKLKISFGGYEYSITLLDTKTIRKDPNAPNLNLPATFEVPGVMFNDAIKASSMVSDKISLAVSAETCVFTMNADGDSDRIKRELTGDDVHYLTCADARSLFSLDYLKDMGKSIGRAEKVQIRLGTDHPVQFSFVYAGGKGSVGYLLAPRIEAD; this is encoded by the coding sequence ATGTTAAAAGCAACCATTGAAGCAGATATTTTCCGTGAGACCATCGATGCGGTTTCAGCACTGGTAAACGAATGCCGTCTTCACGTTGACGAGAAGGGAATCAGAACGATCACTGTGGATACTTCCAACGTGGCAATGGTTTCCTTAGAACTCTCTGCATCGGCGTTTCTCACATTCGCCGCAGAACCCTGTGAAATAGGTCTCGATATTGAAAAGATCAGATCGATGATGTCGATGATCGGCAAGACGGACATCGTCTCTCTCGAACTTGACGAATCGGGCAAAAAACTCAAAATCAGTTTCGGCGGGTATGAATATTCGATAACCCTGCTTGATACAAAGACCATCAGAAAAGACCCGAACGCGCCGAACCTGAATCTGCCCGCAACCTTTGAAGTTCCCGGCGTAATGTTCAATGATGCCATCAAGGCTTCCTCAATGGTTTCCGATAAGATCTCCCTTGCCGTGTCTGCGGAGACCTGCGTTTTTACCATGAATGCCGACGGTGATTCCGACCGGATCAAACGCGAACTTACCGGCGATGATGTGCATTACCTCACCTGTGCGGATGCGAGATCCCTTTTCTCTCTTGACTATCTCAAAGACATGGGCAAATCGATCGGCCGTGCCGAGAAGGTCCAGATCCGTCTGGGCACCGATCACCCGGTCCAGTTCTCCTTCGTCTATGCAGGCGGCAAGGGAAGTGTGGGCTACCTTCTTGCGCCGAGGATCGAGGCAGATTAA
- a CDS encoding phosphoglycerate kinase yields the protein MNFGTLADIETRGKTVLVRVDFNSPIDPSSNTILDDKRFREHIPTLQALEDARVVVLAHQSRPGKKDFTTLAAHADKLERLMNMPVTYVDDIFGTCAKHAVRDAHPGDIVLLENVRFSAEENLTMKPEDGAKTHLVRKLASMADLFVYDAFGTAHRSQPTITGLSYAMKTVAGLLMEKEVSMLSRVFTSAPKPVTFVLGGTKVDDSIAVAGNVLANKTADKVAIIGVVANVFYLAKGIDIGEPSRNLIHMLGYDDEVAKAKTILDSYPDKVLLPEYVAVKEHDERKEYPITRVPKDCPILDMGTESIVQFSKALRNSGSIVFNGPAGVFEEAKFASGTFELLRAAANVDFSVCGGGHTAAVIEQLGLEPQYSHLSTGGGACIEFLTGKKLPAIAALEESWKKFGN from the coding sequence ATGAATTTTGGGACTCTTGCAGATATTGAAACACGCGGAAAAACCGTTCTCGTCCGTGTGGATTTCAACTCCCCTATAGATCCTTCCTCCAATACTATTTTGGACGACAAACGGTTCCGCGAACACATCCCAACGCTGCAGGCACTGGAAGATGCCCGCGTCGTGGTCCTTGCCCACCAGAGCAGACCCGGGAAAAAAGATTTCACTACGCTTGCCGCCCACGCCGATAAACTGGAGCGGCTCATGAATATGCCGGTCACCTATGTGGATGATATCTTCGGCACCTGCGCAAAGCATGCAGTCCGCGATGCTCATCCGGGAGATATCGTTCTTCTGGAAAACGTCAGGTTCTCAGCTGAAGAGAATCTGACCATGAAGCCGGAGGATGGAGCAAAGACCCATCTTGTTAGAAAACTTGCCTCCATGGCGGATCTTTTTGTATATGATGCGTTTGGCACGGCCCACCGATCCCAGCCGACGATCACCGGTCTTTCCTATGCCATGAAAACGGTTGCCGGCCTTCTCATGGAAAAAGAAGTGTCCATGCTTTCAAGAGTCTTCACCTCGGCACCCAAACCCGTGACCTTCGTTCTGGGCGGAACGAAGGTGGATGATTCCATCGCGGTTGCCGGAAACGTTCTCGCAAACAAGACCGCCGACAAAGTTGCCATTATCGGTGTGGTTGCAAACGTCTTTTATCTGGCAAAAGGGATCGACATCGGGGAGCCTTCACGCAACCTGATCCATATGCTCGGCTATGACGATGAAGTAGCGAAGGCAAAAACCATTCTCGACTCCTATCCCGATAAGGTCCTTCTGCCGGAATATGTCGCGGTAAAAGAGCATGATGAGCGTAAGGAGTATCCGATCACCCGTGTTCCCAAAGACTGCCCGATCCTCGATATGGGTACGGAGTCTATTGTGCAGTTCTCAAAAGCACTGAGGAACTCGGGTTCGATCGTGTTCAACGGCCCGGCAGGGGTATTCGAAGAGGCAAAGTTTGCCTCGGGTACGTTTGAACTCCTGCGGGCGGCGGCGAACGTGGACTTTTCCGTATGCGGCGGCGGCCACACGGCGGCGGTCATCGAACAGCTGGGTCTTGAACCGCAGTACTCCCATCTTTCCACCGGCGGCGGGGCCTGCATCGAGTTTTTGACCGGAAAGAAACTGCCGGCGATCGCAGCTCTCGAAGAGTCCTGGAAAAAATTCGGGAACTGA